A genomic stretch from Campylobacter lari subsp. concheus includes:
- the mog gene encoding molybdopterin adenylyltransferase, protein MVKIGILVLSDRASSGVYEDKSGIEIEKILDSYIKNEKSFYYELIPDEYDLIIEKLAYLADEVKCDLIFTTGGTGPALRDVTPEATQAVCDKMLPGFGELMRAKSLEYVPTAILSRQSAGIKGKSLIINLPGNPKAIRECIEPIFPAIPYCVDLIGGAYIENNEEVISVFRPKKK, encoded by the coding sequence ATGGTAAAAATAGGAATTTTAGTACTTTCAGATAGAGCAAGTAGTGGAGTTTATGAAGATAAATCTGGAATAGAGATAGAAAAAATTTTAGATTCTTATATAAAAAATGAAAAAAGTTTTTATTATGAACTAATTCCTGATGAATATGATTTAATTATAGAAAAATTAGCTTATTTGGCTGATGAAGTAAAATGTGATTTGATTTTTACTACAGGGGGTACAGGGCCTGCTTTGCGTGATGTGACACCAGAAGCAACACAAGCAGTGTGCGATAAAATGCTTCCGGGTTTTGGAGAGTTAATGCGTGCAAAAAGCTTAGAGTATGTACCAACAGCTATACTTTCAAGACAAAGCGCAGGCATAAAAGGAAAATCATTGATTATCAATTTACCGGGTAATCCAAAAGCTATAAGAGAATGCATTGAGCCTATATTTCCTGCTATTCCTTATTGTGTGGATTTAATAGGTGGAGCTTATATTGAAAATAATGAAGAAGTAATTTCTGTATTTAGACCAAAGAAAAAGTAA
- a CDS encoding rhodanese-like domain-containing protein, whose product MKKIFLSLALCVSFVLAEVKNIDINADILENYQVIDVRKPSEWAQTGTIKNAIKISFYNEDGSVNKNFVEEIKKISSNKPIAIVCRSGSRSAKASALLDQNGIEVTNLKGGMNALLSQGYETSK is encoded by the coding sequence ATGAAAAAAATATTTTTATCTTTAGCACTTTGTGTTAGTTTTGTTTTAGCAGAAGTTAAAAATATCGATATTAATGCGGATATTTTGGAAAATTATCAAGTAATTGATGTTAGAAAACCTAGCGAATGGGCACAAACTGGTACTATAAAAAATGCCATTAAAATTAGCTTTTATAATGAAGATGGTAGTGTAAATAAAAATTTCGTTGAGGAAATTAAAAAGATTTCAAGTAACAAACCTATCGCTATAGTTTGTAGAAGCGGTTCAAGAAGCGCTAAAGCTTCTGCTTTGCTAGATCAAAATGGCATAGAAGTTACTAATTTAAAAGGTGGTATGAACGCACTTTTATCACAAGGATATGAAACCTCAAAGTAA
- a CDS encoding rhodanese-like domain-containing protein gives MKNIAISKDILHEFCIIDVRTPGEWKSGVIKEATLIALCDDNGFMNENFIQEFKEKVDYQNKNIAFVCATGSRSKHTAMMIEDALGIECTNLDGGMVALLSQGYEAIKKEG, from the coding sequence ATGAAAAATATAGCTATTTCTAAAGATATTTTGCACGAATTTTGTATTATAGATGTAAGAACTCCTGGCGAATGGAAAAGCGGGGTTATAAAAGAAGCTACACTCATCGCACTTTGCGATGATAATGGCTTTATGAATGAAAATTTCATCCAAGAGTTTAAAGAAAAAGTAGATTATCAAAATAAAAACATAGCCTTTGTATGTGCTACAGGCTCAAGAAGCAAACACACTGCTATGATGATAGAAGATGCTCTAGGTATAGAATGTACTAATCTAGATGGTGGCATGGTAGCGCTTTTATCACAAGGTTATGAAGCTATAAAAAAGGAAGGTTAA